In Kitasatospora gansuensis, a genomic segment contains:
- a CDS encoding helix-turn-helix transcriptional regulator, translating to MERAAENVKGHTTDATSDLGAYLRARRAQVTPEQAGLPTTPGLRRTPGLRREELATLTGISIDYYVRLERGKETHPGPTVIDALARSLLLDPYEHQHLRELAAHAAHAPGQPPAPGHVVRPQLRALLESVRPNAAYIVSRTLDLLAFNPGALRLFAGLADWPEQQRNFARYAFLHPAARAVLADWDEQARACVGRLRALAGTEPGAPDLADLVNELRTKSRDFADLWDRFDIKPHAPDPKTFHHPDVGDLHLGYESMTLEHSYKQRFVVFFAEPGSPDYEKLALLDAEHGEPDSGLARVPLVG from the coding sequence ATGGAGCGTGCAGCGGAGAACGTGAAGGGCCACACCACGGACGCCACGAGCGACCTCGGCGCCTACCTGCGCGCCCGGCGCGCCCAGGTCACCCCCGAACAGGCCGGGCTGCCCACCACCCCCGGCCTGCGCCGCACCCCGGGCCTGCGCCGCGAGGAACTGGCCACCCTCACCGGCATCAGCATCGACTACTACGTACGGCTGGAACGCGGCAAGGAGACCCACCCCGGCCCCACGGTCATCGACGCACTCGCCCGCTCCCTGCTCCTCGACCCGTACGAGCATCAGCATCTGCGCGAGCTCGCGGCCCACGCTGCTCACGCCCCTGGACAGCCGCCCGCACCCGGCCATGTCGTACGACCGCAGCTAAGAGCGCTCCTGGAGTCCGTGCGCCCGAACGCCGCCTACATCGTCAGCCGCACCCTGGACCTGCTGGCCTTCAACCCCGGCGCACTCCGACTCTTCGCGGGCCTGGCCGACTGGCCCGAGCAGCAGCGCAACTTCGCCCGCTACGCCTTCCTCCACCCGGCCGCACGCGCCGTGCTCGCCGACTGGGACGAGCAGGCCCGTGCCTGCGTCGGCCGACTGCGCGCACTGGCCGGTACCGAACCGGGAGCCCCGGATCTGGCCGACCTGGTCAATGAACTCCGCACCAAGAGCCGGGACTTCGCCGATCTGTGGGACCGCTTCGACATCAAGCCTCATGCCCCAGACCCCAAGACCTTCCACCACCCCGACGTCGGCGACCTCCACCTCGGCTACGAGTCGATGACCCTGGAGCACAGCTACAAGCAGCGCTTCGTCGTCTTCTTCGCCGAACCGGGCAGCCCCGACTACGAGAAGTTGGCCCTGCTCGATGCGGAACACGGCGAGCCGGACTCCGGGCTCGCGCGTGTCCCTTTGGTGGGTTGA